CGACGAGTGCGTTGACCACGGCCTCTTCGACGGCCTGGACGGTGGCGGTGTAGAGCGCGTCGACGCGGCCCCACGGGATGAACCGCAGCGACTCGTACGACGTCCGGTCGGCCATGCGCGAGGTGAGCGAGCCGGAGTTGGCGGTCGAGAACGCCAGGAAGATGTCGCCCGAGAAGTGGCTCCCGGTCGTGCCGGTGCGCGCGAGCCCCAGCGGGACGCGGCGGGCGAGGGCCGCGCACTGGCCGGGCAGCAGCGGCGCGTCGGTGGCCACGACCACGATCACGCTGCCCGCCCCGGGGACCGAGCGGGCCCGCTCCCCGTCGCGGAGGAACCAGCCGTCGTCCTCGATGGGGGCGGGCGCCGCCGAGTCCGGGCCCAGCGGCCGGCCGGCCACCGTGAACTCCTCGCGCGAGCCGAAGTTCGCCTGCATCAGCACGCCGACGGTGTACGCGGTGCCGTCGTGGTCGATGACACGCGAGGCGGTGCCCGTGCCGCCCTTGAACCCGTAGCAGTTCATGCCGGTGCCGCCGCCGACGCTGCCCTCGGCGATCGGGCCGGGGGATGCCGCATCCAGCGCCGTGCGGGCGTGGGCGGGCTCGACGTGCCCCGCATTGATCTGGTTGAGGTAGCCGTCCCACGTCTCGCCGACGACCGGCAGCATCCACTGCGCCGACACGGCGGGGTTCACCGCGTGCACCCACTCGTCGACGCCGCGGTGCACCGCCCCCACCGCATGGGAGCTGGTGATCGCGATCGGCGTCGAGAACGAGCCCGACTCGTCGATCCACGCGCGGCCGGTCAGCTCGCCGTTGCCGTTGAGCGAGTACGTCCCGGCGGCGCAGGGGATGCCGACGCCGGCGCGGCCGCGCGGGAGGATCGCCGTCACGCCGGTCCGGGCGACGCTGTCCGCCCCGGGCTCGCCGTGGATGAGCGTCGTGTAGCCGACTTCGATCCCCGGGACGTCGGTGATCGCGTTGTGCCGACCGGGCGTGCCCGCGAACGGGATGCCCAGGTCTCGCGCGCGTGTGGTGTGCATGGTCGAGCCTCCGGCGCCTATGGCGCGATGTAGACCTTCCGCAGCGTCTCGCGCACCGTCCACACCGTCTGCATGCCGTCTTCGAGGCGCACGACCGACCCGGGGCGCAGCTCGATGGGCGGATGCGCGGGGTCGGCGAATTCGACGGTGGCGTCGCCCGCGAGCACGATGAACACCTCGTCGGCCTCGGTGTCGCTCATCGCGCCGGGCGACATCTCCCATACGCCGATCTCGCGGCCGGCGCCGTCGTCGAGGACGGCGTAGCCGGTGGTCGGGGCGCCCGCGACGACCTGATCGGCGGGCACGGGCTCGTGCGCGAGCACGAGCACTGCGGCGTCCACGAGGGCTGCGGCCACCAGGCGCGAGGGGTGCTGGGTCATGAGTCGAACCCCAATCCGACCGCGTCGAGGGTCTTCAGGATGATGTTCCGCTTTCCGTCGTTGTGGTCGGCGCGGTCGAGCGACCAGCGCGTGGCGTTGATGCCGAGGGCCGCCGCAGGCTCGGGCGGGAACGGCAGCGGGCGCTTGCGGACCATCTCGAGCTCCGTGCGCTCGGTCGGCTCGCCTTCCAGCAGGTCCAGCATCACCTCGCCGGCGAAGCGGGCAGCGCCCACACCGAGCCCGGTGAAGCCGGCGGCGTAGGCGACGCGGCCCTTCCGGGCGGTGCCGAAGAACGCGCAGAACTGCGTCGAGCTGTCGATCGCGCCGGCCCAACGGTGGCTGAAGCGCAGACCCTCCAGCTGCGGGAACGTCGTGAAGAAGTGGCTCGCGAGCCTCTCCCAGGACTCCGGCCGGTTCTCGTATGCAGAGCGCACCTTGCGGCCGAAGTGGTAGATGGCGTCGTACCCGCCGAAGAGGATCCGGCCGTCCTGCGTCGGGCGGTAGTAGTGGAACTGGTTCGCCATGTCGCCGATGCCCTGGCGGTCGCGCCAGCCGACGGCATCCCACTGCTCGTCCGTCAGAGGCTCGGTCATGAGCACGTAGTCGTAGACCGGCACGGTCATGAGGCGGTTGCGCTTGAGCAGCGACGGGAACACGTTCGTGGCGAGCACGACGCGGTCGGCGGTGACGGCGCCGGAATCCGTCGTCACGCGCACCTTCGCGCCGGTCGAGTCGAGGCCGGTCACGCGCGAGTGCTCGAACACCGTCGCGCCGCGCTCCTCGGCCGCCTTCGCGAGCCCCGCGGCGAGACGCGCCGGATGCAGGATCGCGTTGTTGCGCTTGTGCCACACGCCACCGAGGTAGGTCGGAGAGGCGACGGATGCCTGCACCGCCGCCTCGTCGAGGAACACGGTGTCGGCGTCCGCGTGCTCCATCTCCTCGTGAAGCCACTCGAGCTGGTGGGGCTCGACGGCGACGTCGAGCTCGCCGACGCGCTCGAACTGCGCGTCGACCCCCCATTCGCCGAGATCGGCCTCGAAGGCGTCGAGGTTCTCCATGCCGAGCCGCTCGAGCGTGTCGATCTCGTCGGGCCAGCGGCTGGCGCCGTTGTCGTAGCCGTGCGTGATGCTCGCCTCGCAGAAGCCCCCGTTGCGGCCCGACGCCGCCCAGCCGACGGTCTTCGCCTCGACGATCGCGACGCGGATGCCGGGTGTACGGCGCAACGCCAGCATCGCGGTCCACAGCCCCGTGTACCCGGCGCCGACCACGACCAGGTCGGCCTCGTGCTCGCCGTTCAGCGCGGGGCGCGCCGGTGTGAGGTCTGCCGGAAGATCATCGAGCCAGAAGACGTCGTGGCGTGAGCCCTCGAGGCTCTGCTCGATGACGGATGCTGACGGCCGGTGCCGTTCGAAGACCGTGGTTCCCACGGCTATCACTTCCCTGTTCGGTGTCGGAGTCCCGGCGGTCAGACCGCTGAGGCCGGGATGTCGGTGGCCTGGTCGGCGGGCGTGCCGGGGGTCTGGGCGTCGGGGGCGGCGTACACGAGCTCACCCTCGACGAAGGTCTGCAGGACGCGGGTCGTCCCGATCTGATCGGCGGGGCCCGCGAACGGGTCGCGGTCGAGGACGGCGAGGTCGGCGTACTTGCCGACCTCGATCGTCCCGGCGACGTCGTCGAGGTGGTTCACCCACGCCGAGCCGGCGGTGTACGCCGTCAGCGACGTGCCGAGGTCGATCGCCTGCTCGGGGAGGAACGCGTCGTACTCGCCCTCCTCGTGGCCGGGGGCGGACTTGCGGTTCACCGCGACATGGATCGCCGCGAGCGGGTCGGGCGAGGTCACCGACCAGTCCGAACCCGCGGCGAGCACCGCGCCGCTGCGCAGCAGGTCGCCGAACGGGTACTGCCAGGCGGTGCGCTCCCTGCCGAGGAACGGGATCGTCAGATCGACCATCTGGGGCTCGTAGGCCGCCCACAGCGACTGCATGTTCGCGGCGACGCCGAGTTCGCGGAAGCGCGGGATGTCCTCGGGGTGGATGACCTGGATGTGCGAGATGTGGTGGCGGTTGTCGCCGTGGCCGTTGCGGGCGATCGCGTGCTCGACGGCGTCCAGGCACTCGCGGACGGCGCGGTCGCCGATCGCGTGGAAGTGCACCTGGAAGCCCGCCGCGTCCAGCTGCGCGACGGCCTCGTTCAGAATCTCGGGCGGCACGAACGAGATGCCGGAGTTGTCGGTGCGGTGGCCGTGGCCGTCGCAGTAGGGCTCGAGCATCGACGCGGTGAAGTTCTCGGGCACGCCGTCCTGCATGATCTTGATGCTCGTGGCGGCGAAGCGGCCGGCCTGGAGCTTCTCGCGCTTGGCGATGAGGTCGGGGATCTGCTCGAGCCCCGCGTTGCGGTCCCACCACAGCGCGCCGACGACGCGGGCGGTGAGGTCGCCGTCGGCGACCGCCTTCATGTAGGCGTCGGCGGGGTCGCCGGCGTCGCCGTAGGTCCCGACGATGGCGTCCTGCCAGCCGGTGATGCCGAGCGAGTGGAGGCGGCGCTGGGCGAGCAGCAGCGCCTCGGTCAGACGTTCGAGGGGTTCTTCGGGCAGGTGGCGGTTGACCAGCCCCATGGCGCCTTCGTGCAGCGTTCCCGTGGGGTTGCCGTCGGCGTCTCGCTCGATGCGGCCGTCGGCGGGGTCGGGGGTGTGCTTGTCGATGCCCGCGAGGCGGAGCGCGGCCGAGTTGACCCACGCGCCGTGCCCGTCGCGGTTGGGGAGGAACGCGGGCCGGTCGGGCACGACGGTGTCGAGGGCGGATGCCGTGGGCGTCCCGCCCGGGAAGGCGGCCATCCCCCACCCGCCGCCGAGCACCCACTCGTCGTCGGGGTGCGCGGCGGAGTACTCCGCGATCGCGGCGAGGTACTGCTCGGCGGTGTGGAGTTCCGAGAGGTCGCAGCGCAGCATGTCGAGTCCGCCCCACACCGGGTGGACGTGCGCGTCCTGGAAGCCGGGGATCAGCATCCGCCCCGCCAGGTCGATGACTTCGGTGTCCGGTCCGAGGAGGTCGCTGACCCGGTCGCTGCCGAGCGCGACGATGCGGCCGTTCTTCACCGCGACGAAGCTGGTGCGCGAGCGCACCGTGTTCGCGGTGAAGACGGGACCGCCGGTGAAGACGAGGTCGGCGTAGGACATGGGCGGAACTCCTTGTTGCTGGTGTGGAACGAGCGACGAGCGCTTCGTCCCCTGGGTTTCGCTCCTCGCTCAGCGACCGGGGTCCGCCGGGCGTCGGGGCCCGGTCGCTGAGCGAGTGCAGCGAGACGAAGCGGGGCGGATCAGCCGCCCGCCATGGTGCGCGCGATGTCGGTGGCCGAGTCGCCCGCGCGCTTGAGGACGAGCGCGACGACCGCGAGCGCGATGAGCGTCAGCACCAGCATGATCGTCGACACGGCGGCGATCTCGGGTCGCATGCCCGAGCGCACGGCGCTGAGGACGTACACCGGCCACGGGGTGGTTCCCGAGACCTGCACGAACGACGCGATGATCGTGTTGTCGAGGCCCAGCGTGAACGCCAGCAGGAAGCCCGCGAGCACCGCCGGCATCGCCAGCGGCAGCGTGATCTTCATGAACGTCGCCAGAGGCTTGGCGTACAGGTCGCCCGAGGCCTCCTCGAGGTTCGCATCCTGGCCGACCAGGCGCGCCCGGACGATGTACGACACGACCGCGGTGGCGAACAGCGACGAGCCGATCGACAGTCGCACGATGCCGTCGTCGAACATGCTCAGCCCCAGGTCCTGACCGAGGAACACCATCCAGGGCAGCAGCGCCACGGCGTCGACGATCTCGGGGGTGACCGAGGTGAACAGCAGCAGGCCGAGGAACCACCACGTCCACTTGCCGGGATGCCGCGCCATCGCGATGCCCGCGAGCGTCCCGAGAGCCGTGGCGATGATCGCCGCGATGAACGCGGTGATGAGCGACACCCGCACGGCGTTCTGGATCGCGGGCTTCTCGAGGATCGTCAGGAACGCGTCGAATCCGAAGCCGTCCCACGAGATGAGCAGTCGGCCCGTGTTGAACGAGTAGATGACGATCACGATGATCGGCGCGAACAGGAAGAGCAGCACGAGGATGCCCCATATGTTCAGCGCGATGTCCGACCACGACCTGGGGGAGCGGGCTCGCCGCACCTTGGCGCCGGTCTCGGGCTCGTCGAGGCGCGCGATGGCCTCGGTCTTCGTCATGGTCACGACGACACCTCCGAGGGGGTCTTGGCGGCTGCTGCGGCGGCATCCGTCTCGGCCGCGTCGGCCGGTCCCAGGACCAGGCGGTTCCGCATGCGGAACGGCAGGGCGATGAGGTAGATGATGAAGCCGCACACCGCGATCGTCAGCGTGATGATGAGCATCAGGACGACGGCCATGGCCGAGCCGAGGGCCCAGTTCTGCGCCGTCTGGAACTGCGCGGCCACGAGCTGGCCGACCATGTTGCCCTTCGCGCCGCCGAGGACCGTCGCGGTGATGTAGTCGCCCATGAGGGGGATGAACACCAGCAGGACGCCGGCGATGATGCCGGGCTGCGACAGGGGGAGGGTGACGCGGAAGAACGTCGTGATCTTGCCCGCGCCGAGGTCCTTCGACGCCTCGCGCAGAGCGGGCCCGACGCGGTCGAACGCGACGAACAGCGGCAGGATCATGAGCGGCAGGTAGTTGTACACGACGCCGAGGAGCACGGCCTCGCGCGTGTAGAGCAGCTCGATCGGGCCGCCGAGGACCGGCGAGAGGAACTGCGACACCGCGCCCTCGGGCGAGAGGATGATCTGCCAGCCGATGGTGCGGACCAGGAAGTTGGTCCAGAACGGCACCAGCACGAGCGCGATGAGGAGGCCGCGGCGCTCGGGGCGCACCTTGAACGCCATCCAGTACGCGACCGGGGCGCCCACCAGGAAGCACAGCACGGTGCCGCCGATGCCCACCCACAGCGTGTTCTGGAAGGTGGTGAAGAACGTCGGCGACATCGCCTCGATGTACCGGTCGAACGACAGGATGTCGGTGGCGTGCGTGCCGAAGATCCCCGGCTTGTACCCGAAGCTGAAGTAGACGACCAACAGCACCGGGGCGACGAAGAAGAGCAGGAGCCACGCCCACGCGGGGATCGCGAGCGCGGCTCCTGCCGAACGGGTCTTAGGCACCCGCGGCGGCCTTCATCGCGGACCAGATCTCGACGCGGCGCTGCTGGGAGTCATTCAGCTCCTGCTCGTGCATCGTCTCGAGCTGCTCGGGGGTGAAGAAGATCATGTCGAGGTAGTCGAGGCCCTCGTCGGCCGCCGCCTGCTCCATGTCCTTGCCGCCGACGTTGAACCCGACGTAGTCGAGGTTCAGCAGCAGGTTCTCCGGCGTCATCGACCAGTTGATGAACGCGTGCGCGGCCTCGGGGTGGGGTGCGCCCGCGGCGATGGCCCAGTTGTCCATCCACAGCTCGGTCTGCGGGCCGGGGAGGACCCACTGCCAGCGCTCGGGGTCGGGCGACTCCTGGATGCCCAGGCGCGCGTCGCCGTTCCAGGCCTGCATGAGCACCTGGGTGGCCTGCGGGATGCCGCCCGAGCCGGGGTACGAGTCGAACGCCGAGATGTGCGGGGCGATCTCGTTGACGAGGAAGTCCTCGCACGCGTCGAGCTCGGCGGTGTCCTCGGTGTTCCAGTCCATGTCGTTGGCCCAGAAGTACGAGCCGATGATGCCGGCCGGGTCGTCGGACATCGACGTCTTGCCGCTGGCCTCGTTCTGAGCGGCGTCGAAGAAGTCGTTCCACGTGGTCAGCTCGCGCGTGATCACGGTCTTGTCGTACACGTAGCCGGTGGTGCCCCACGCCTTGCAGACGGTGTAGTCGTTCGAGGGGTCCCACGAGCGACCGAGGTACGCCGCGTCGAGGTTCTCCATGTTCGGGAGCAGGTCCTTGTTGAACTTCTCGAGCAGGCCGTTCTCGATCATCTGCGGGACGAAGACGCCGGTGGGGACGACGATGTCGTAGCCCGAGGTGCCCTTCGCGGCGACGAGCTTCGCGATGAGCTCCTCGTTCGACGAGTACGAGTCCATCGTGATCTTCGGGCCGAGCTCCGACGTGAAGCCATCCAGCACGTCGGGGGAGTCGTAGTCGCCCCACGTGTAGATCGACAGGTTGTCCTCGAGGGCGCCGCCGGTGGCCTGCGGCTCGGCAGCCGTGCCGCCGTCGGTGCCGCCGCTCGAGCAGGCGGCCAGGAACGCGGCGCTGCCGGTGATGGCGGCGACGCTCAGGAAGCGGCGGCGCGAGACCTCGCGCATGATCGCCTGCGCTTTACCCTCGGGGGCGAGGATGCGCACGTTGCTGTGGATGTCGGACATCGGGTTCTCCTTCGGGTGGGGAGGCGGTGGTGCGGGGTCAGTGGGTGGGCGGTGCGATGTACCCGCCCTGCTCGGCGGAGTCGTCGGACGGGAAGAGCAGCACGTTCTGGGCGCTCCACGAGCACAGGACATCGTCGCCCACGCGCAGCGACGGCGCCTCGGGCGTCGGGCGGCGCACGATGAGGCTCTGCTCGTCGCCGAGGCGCACCAGGAACTGCATGGTGTCGCCGAGGTGCGAGACGCCGATGAGCTCGCCGCGGGCGGTGTTGGCGTCGGATGCCGAGCCGGCCGTCGCCTTCTCGATGGAGATGAACTCGGGCCGGACCGCGGCCTCGCCCTTCGCGACGCCGGCGAGCTCGGTGCCGGTTCCGCGCACGAGCGCGTGCGGCGACGCGACGGCGGCGCCCGACTCGGCCGCGTCGCCGTGGAAGAAGTTCTGCTGGCCCACGAACGCCGCGACGTACGCCGATGCGGGGCGCGCGTACACGGTGTCGGCGTCGGCGAGCTGCTCGATGCGGCCGGCGCGCATGATCGCGATGCGGTCGCTCATCGACAGTGCCTCGCCCTGATCGTGGGTGACGAAGACGAACGTGATGCCGAGCCGCGACTGGAGGAGCTTCAGCTCGAGCTGCATCTCCTCGCGCAGCTGGCGGTCGAGGGCGCCCAGCGGCTCGTCGAGGAGGAGCACCGCGGGGCGGTTGACCAGCGCGCGGGCGAGGGCGACGCGCTGCTGCTGGCCGCCCGAGAGCTGCGTGGGCTTGCGATCGGCCAGGTGGCGCATCTGCACCATGTCGAGGGCCTGCGACACGCGCTCGCGGACCTCGGCCTTGGGCGTGCGGCGCTGCTGCAGACCGTAGGCGACGTTCTCGGCGACCGAGCGGTGGGGGAACAGCGCGTACGCCTGGAACACGGTGTTCACGTCGCGCCGGTATGGCGGGACGTTCAGGACCGAGGCGCCCGAGATGCTGATGGATCCGGCATCCGGGTGCTCGAAGCCCGCGATCATCCGCAGCGTGGTCGTCTTGCCGCAGCCCGAGGGGCCGAGGAACGAGATGAACTCGCCGGGCTCGATCGACAGGGACAGGTCGTCGACGGCGACCGCGTCGCCGTATCGCTTGGTGACGCCTTCGAGGCGCACGGCCCCGCGGCCGTCCATCGTGGCGGATGCCGCCGTGTCGGTCTCGATTGCCGTGGTCACCTCTGCAGTGCCCTCCTGGTAGCACCGCGCAGCCGTGCGCGGTCATGGGATGTTTGGGTCATTCAATACATCTGGTCTCAGATGATGCAATGGCGGCCCGGGGTAACCGGACGATCCGCGCCTGCGTGAACGCGTCTCGGACATTCCGTCCGGGGGCCTGTAACGGCGCGGAAACGCAGGCGTATCGTCGGCGGCATGTGGCTCTGATCGGGACTTCCCGACGCGGCGCGACAGATCGTCCGTCACCGCTCGCTCAGGACTCGCTCTGGCAGCGCGGGCACCAGAAGACGATCCGCTCGCGGGTGGGATCGGCGCCGAGCGCGGCGCCGCGGATGGGCGTGCCGCAGCGCCGGCAGGGACGGTTCTCACGGCGGTACACCCACGTCGTGGCTCCGCGCCTGCTGTCGCCGGTGAAGGTGCGGTGGAGCCGGTCCCGGTTGGTACGGATCATCCGCGCGCCGACGTCGACGAGGGCGGCGGTGTCCACGTTGCGAGCCGGGGTCGTGGGGTGCACGCCGCGGACGAACAGGATCTCGTTGGCGTACTCGTTGCCGAAGCCGGCCACGTTGCGCTGGTCCTGCAGCGCCACGTGCGCGGCGCGGTCGTCGGCGGCGAGTCTGCGCGCGGCTTCGGCGGGGTCCCACGCGTCGCTCAGCGGATCGGGGCCGAGATGCCCGACGAGCCGGTCCTCCTCCGCGGTGGGGACGAGCGCGATGTCGGCGAGGTCGAAGCCGACGGTCTCCCACCGGCTGCCGTCCGGTGCGGTCGCGTCGATGACGGCGCGGGCCGTGTATGCGGGTCGCGGCCAGCGGCCGCCGGGTCGCTGGAGGTGCCACCGGCCCTCCATCTTCAGGTGGGTGCGCAGCGTGTCGCCGCCGATGCGGTGCAGGATGTGCTTGCCGCGGGCGGCGACGCCGTGAACGGTGAGGCCGGTGAGATCGGCCGTCGCGAGCTGGGGGACGCGCACGTCGAAGCGCGTGATCACGGCGCCGGCGAGGACCTCGTCGAGGCGCCGGGCGGTGCGGAACACGGTGTCACCCTCGGGCACGTGCCGCCTCGCGTGCCGCATCGCCGGCGGTGAGACGGCGCAGCGTCAGCCCCCGCGGCGACTCGACGAATCCCGCCTCGCGCAGGGTCCGCGCGATGCCCGAGCCATGGATGAACGCGCCGTTGACCTGCTCGATCGTGAGGGTCTCGAGCCGTCGTGACCGGGCGGTGGCGACGAGATCGCCGGCGGCGGCCGCGAGAACCGCCTCGTCGCCGGTGAACGCCAGCGCGGACTTGCCTCCCCGCTCGAGGTACAGCGCGAGCGATCCGTCGACGAGGACGACGAGCGCCCCCGCCTTGCGGCCGGGGCGGTGCGTCACGCCGTCGAGCGCCGGCCACGGCAGGGCGGCGCCGTAGGGGTTGGCCGGATCCGTCGCCGCGAGCGTGACGGCGCGGTTCGGGGGCGGATCGCCGCGCGAGGCGAACTCGCGGATGCGGTCGATCGTCGCCGAGGTCGCGAACTGCGCGGCGCCGAGCTTCTCGACGATGTAGCCGCGACGGCAGTGGCCCGCGTCCTCGAAGCCGGCGAGCACGCGGTAGGTCTGCGCGAAGCCGCCGGCGACTCCCTCGCTCTGCACCGCGCCGCGGGTCACCACGCCGTAGCGGTCCAGCAGCAGGCTCGCGGTCGCCGCCGCGCGCATGCCGGCGTCGCTCTCGGGTTCGGGCAGCAGCGACCACCGGCCGCCGGCGTTGGCGGGGCGCGCGGGAACGGAAGCCGCGACGGCGCGCACCGCGGCGCCGCGGTACAGACGCGCGCGAGGTGTGCGCCGGGCCGTGCGATGAGCCCCGGCGCCGCCGCCGAGGAGCGTCCGCAGGGGCGCGAACGTGTCGTTCGTGACGCGGCCCGACCACGCGAGCCGCCACAGCGCTTCGAGCACGGCCTGCTCGCTGTCGGCACCGGTCGCACTGCGCAGCTGCGCTGCGAAGTAGGCGCCGCCGCCTGCCAGCGCGGCGACGACCTGCTCATCGAGCGAACCGGCGGCGACATCCTCCTCCGGCGGCGGCAGTGTCAGCGCGAGGGTGTCGGCGGGGTGCAGCGCGATCCAGCCGTCGTTTCCCGGAAGGCCCCCGTGCCCGGACCATGCGACTTCGCCGGTCGACGTCAGCTCGTCGAGCATCGCCGGGGTGTAGCCGGCGACGCGCGCGGGCAGCACGAGCGACTCCCAGGCGCTCGCCGGGATCGGCACCCCGGCGAGCTGCTCGACGACGGCGGCGACGCCGTCCACGCCCTCGAGCGGTCTGGTGACGTGCTGCCAGGCGGGCAGGAAGCGCGCGAGCGCGTCCTGCGGCACCGGCTCGACGCTGCCCCGGATCGCGGCGAGCGAGCGCAGCCGCAGCCGCCGCAGCACCTCGGCGTCGCACCATTCCGCTTCGTCGCGGCCCGCGGGGACATCGGATGCGGGCAGGAAGAAGCCGGTCGCCAGCCGTCCCTGCGATTCGAGGCGCTGCAGGGTCAGCCGGGCGACGGCCACGCCGATCCCCAGGCGGTCGGCAACGGCATCCGCCCGGAAGGGCCCGTGCGTGCGGGCGTGGCGCGCGACGAGGTCGCCGAGGGGATCGGCGACCGGCTCGGTGAAGGCGATCGGGACGCCCACCGGCAGCGCTGCGCCCAGCGCGTCGCGCAGGCGCCCGGCATCCTCGACGGCCGCGGTGCGCGCGTGCCCGGCGATCGTGACGGCGATGGCACGCCTCGCCGCGACGAGCTCGTCGAGGAGCGCCTGCGCATCCTCGGCGGTGGGATCCGCGCCGTCGGGCTGCAGTCGCTCGGCGACCTCGGCGGCGTCGAGCGGGCCGAGCAGCCGCAGCAGGTCGGCGACGCCTTCGACTCCGCGCACACGCCGCGCCGGATCGAGGCGCTGAGCCTCGCGCTCGAACTGGGCGATGACGTCGGGGTCGAGCAGCTCCCGCATCTCGACGGTGCCGAGCAGCTCGCTCAGCAGCGCCGGGTCCACCGACAGCGCGGCCGCGCGGCGCTCGGCCAGCGGGGAGTCGCCCTCGTACATGAACGCGCCGACATAACCGAACAGCAGGTCGCGCGCGAACGGCGACGGCTGGCTCGTGGTGGTCTCGACGAGGCGGATGCGGCGCTCGCCGATGCCGCGCATGAGGCGCAGCAGCGCGGGCACGTCGTAGACGTCCTGCAGCACCTCGCGCAGCGTCTCGAGGATGATCGGGAACGTCGGATGCCGGCGCGCCACCTCGAGCAGCTGTGCGGAGCGCTGCCGCTGCTGCCACAGGGGGCTGCGGCGGCCGGGGTTCCGGCGCGGCATCAGCAGGGCGCGCGCGGCGCATTCGCGGAAGCGCGAGGCGAACAGCGCCGAGCCGCCGACCTCTTCGGTGATGAGGGGGTCGAGCTCATCGGGGTCGAACACGAACAGTTCGGCGCCGGGCGCGTCGGCTTCGGCATCCGGGATCCGCGCGATGATGCCGTCGTCGCTCGCGACCGCCGATCCCTCGACGCCCAGGCGCTCGCGGATGCGCGCGTTCACCGCGAGCGCCCACGGCGCGTGCACCTGCATGCCGTACGGGGAATGCAGGATGACGCGCCAATCGCCGACCTCGTCGCGCGAGCGTTCGACGGTGAGCGATCGGTCGGTGGGCACCGTGCCGGTCGCCTCGCGCTGCTCGGCCAGGTACGCGCGCAGGTTGCCGATCGCGCGGTCGTCGAGCCCGGCCGCGCGCAGGCGGGCGTCGGCCTTGTCGTCGTCGGCGCCCGAGACCTCGCGCGAGAACCGGCCGAGGGCCTCACCGAGCTCGGCGGGGCGGCCGATGCCGTCGCCGTGCCAGAACGGCACCTTGCCGGGCTGCCCGAACGCCGGCACGACGTTGACGCGGTCGTGCGTGATCTCGACGATCCGCCAGCTCGTGGTGCCGAGCGTGAACACGTCGTTCACGCGGGACTCGTAGAC
This region of Microbacterium thalassium genomic DNA includes:
- a CDS encoding ABC transporter ATP-binding protein — its product is MTTAIETDTAASATMDGRGAVRLEGVTKRYGDAVAVDDLSLSIEPGEFISFLGPSGCGKTTTLRMIAGFEHPDAGSISISGASVLNVPPYRRDVNTVFQAYALFPHRSVAENVAYGLQQRRTPKAEVRERVSQALDMVQMRHLADRKPTQLSGGQQQRVALARALVNRPAVLLLDEPLGALDRQLREEMQLELKLLQSRLGITFVFVTHDQGEALSMSDRIAIMRAGRIEQLADADTVYARPASAYVAAFVGQQNFFHGDAAESGAAVASPHALVRGTGTELAGVAKGEAAVRPEFISIEKATAGSASDANTARGELIGVSHLGDTMQFLVRLGDEQSLIVRRPTPEAPSLRVGDDVLCSWSAQNVLLFPSDDSAEQGGYIAPPTH
- a CDS encoding Fpg/Nei family DNA glycosylase: MPEGDTVFRTARRLDEVLAGAVITRFDVRVPQLATADLTGLTVHGVAARGKHILHRIGGDTLRTHLKMEGRWHLQRPGGRWPRPAYTARAVIDATAPDGSRWETVGFDLADIALVPTAEEDRLVGHLGPDPLSDAWDPAEAARRLAADDRAAHVALQDQRNVAGFGNEYANEILFVRGVHPTTPARNVDTAALVDVGARMIRTNRDRLHRTFTGDSRRGATTWVYRRENRPCRRCGTPIRGAALGADPTRERIVFWCPRCQSES
- a CDS encoding ATP-dependent helicase, with product MGDVLESFGPATQDWFRGAFAQPTDAQTGAWRAISQGKHALVVAPTGSGKTLSAFLWAIDRVFHDLDAAPAPTASGSRRRGDPPRGTRILYISPLKALGVDVERNLRSPLVGIGQSARRLGLEVPAVSVGVRSGDTTSSDRRKLVQAPPDILITTPESLYLMLTSRAGETLRDVHTVIVDEVHAVAATKRGAHLAVSLERLDALRQAHDPAAAPAQRIGLSATVRPIDEVARFLGGAAPVEIVAPRATKAFDMRVVVPIDDMVNPPPAPGSETTTDAADAAPDDEDWFLDSGPRRRPESTDMTGSVWPHVEEAIVDRILQQRSTIVFCNSRRLAERLTGRLNEIYSERLGLDLPEPTVPAATGAHGAEAPRGAQATRGGATGEAQAGATAGADPVLAKAHHGSVSKEQRAQVEEELKSGVLRCVVATSSLELGIDMGAVDLVIQVEAPPSAASGLQRIGRAGHQVGEVSRAALFPKHRGDVLHTAVVTERMLAGQIEAIQVPQNPLDILAQQTVAACALGPVDVEGWYETLKRSAPFRSLPRSAFEATLDLVSGRFPSDEFAELRPRVVWDRDHGTLTGRPGSQRIAVTSGGTIPDRGLFGVFVAGEAQNARVGELDEEMVYESRVNDVFTLGTTSWRIVEITHDRVNVVPAFGQPGKVPFWHGDGIGRPAELGEALGRFSREVSGADDDKADARLRAAGLDDRAIGNLRAYLAEQREATGTVPTDRSLTVERSRDEVGDWRVILHSPYGMQVHAPWALAVNARIRERLGVEGSAVASDDGIIARIPDAEADAPGAELFVFDPDELDPLITEEVGGSALFASRFRECAARALLMPRRNPGRRSPLWQQRQRSAQLLEVARRHPTFPIILETLREVLQDVYDVPALLRLMRGIGERRIRLVETTTSQPSPFARDLLFGYVGAFMYEGDSPLAERRAAALSVDPALLSELLGTVEMRELLDPDVIAQFEREAQRLDPARRVRGVEGVADLLRLLGPLDAAEVAERLQPDGADPTAEDAQALLDELVAARRAIAVTIAGHARTAAVEDAGRLRDALGAALPVGVPIAFTEPVADPLGDLVARHARTHGPFRADAVADRLGIGVAVARLTLQRLESQGRLATGFFLPASDVPAGRDEAEWCDAEVLRRLRLRSLAAIRGSVEPVPQDALARFLPAWQHVTRPLEGVDGVAAVVEQLAGVPIPASAWESLVLPARVAGYTPAMLDELTSTGEVAWSGHGGLPGNDGWIALHPADTLALTLPPPEEDVAAGSLDEQVVAALAGGGAYFAAQLRSATGADSEQAVLEALWRLAWSGRVTNDTFAPLRTLLGGGAGAHRTARRTPRARLYRGAAVRAVAASVPARPANAGGRWSLLPEPESDAGMRAAATASLLLDRYGVVTRGAVQSEGVAGGFAQTYRVLAGFEDAGHCRRGYIVEKLGAAQFATSATIDRIREFASRGDPPPNRAVTLAATDPANPYGAALPWPALDGVTHRPGRKAGALVVLVDGSLALYLERGGKSALAFTGDEAVLAAAAGDLVATARSRRLETLTIEQVNGAFIHGSGIARTLREAGFVESPRGLTLRRLTAGDAAREAARARG